In one window of Caenimonas aquaedulcis DNA:
- the carA gene encoding glutamine-hydrolyzing carbamoyl-phosphate synthase small subunit, protein MLLSRQGTAPTAILALADGTVFIGNSIGAPGSTTGEVVFNTAITGYQEILTDPSYCQQIVTLTYPHIGNYGVNEEDVEAGKVHAAGLIIRDLPLVASNFRTSQTLSDYLLAQGTVAIANIDTRKLTRLLRNKGAQNGCITALAAGEQATPDAIARATAAARGAPAMSGLDLAKVVSVTKPYDWTQSEWVLGSGYGEQKDAKYHVVAFDYGVKKNILRMLAERGCKVTVVPAQTPASEVKKLKPDGVFLSNGPGDPEPCDYAIAATRELIEEGYPTFGICLGHQIMALASGAKTFKMKFGHHGANHPVKDLDNGRVSITSQNHGFAVDEKTLPANLRPTHVSLFDGTLQGLARTDKPAFCFQGHPEASPGPHDIGYLFDRFTGLMDQAGEKK, encoded by the coding sequence GTGCTTTTGTCTCGACAGGGAACCGCCCCGACCGCCATCCTGGCGCTTGCAGACGGCACGGTCTTTATCGGCAACTCGATCGGAGCCCCCGGCTCCACCACCGGCGAAGTCGTGTTCAACACGGCGATCACCGGTTACCAGGAAATCCTCACCGACCCCAGCTACTGCCAGCAGATCGTGACGCTCACGTATCCGCATATCGGCAACTACGGGGTCAACGAGGAGGACGTCGAAGCCGGCAAGGTCCATGCCGCGGGCCTCATCATCCGCGACCTTCCGCTGGTCGCGTCCAACTTCCGCACCAGCCAGACCCTCAGCGACTATCTGCTCGCGCAGGGCACCGTGGCCATCGCGAACATCGACACGCGCAAGCTGACGCGGCTGCTGCGCAACAAGGGCGCGCAAAACGGTTGCATCACCGCGCTGGCCGCGGGTGAGCAGGCCACGCCCGATGCGATCGCGCGCGCGACGGCCGCGGCGCGCGGCGCGCCGGCCATGAGCGGGCTGGACCTGGCGAAGGTGGTGTCTGTCACCAAGCCCTACGACTGGACACAAAGCGAATGGGTGCTGGGCTCCGGCTACGGGGAGCAGAAGGATGCGAAGTACCACGTCGTCGCGTTCGACTACGGCGTGAAGAAGAACATCCTGCGCATGCTGGCCGAGCGCGGCTGCAAGGTCACGGTGGTGCCGGCGCAGACCCCCGCGTCCGAAGTGAAAAAGCTCAAGCCGGACGGCGTGTTCCTCTCCAACGGCCCGGGCGACCCGGAGCCGTGCGACTACGCCATCGCCGCGACGCGCGAGCTGATCGAGGAAGGCTACCCGACCTTCGGCATCTGCCTGGGCCACCAGATCATGGCGCTCGCTTCGGGCGCCAAGACCTTCAAGATGAAATTCGGCCACCACGGCGCGAACCATCCCGTGAAGGACCTCGACAACGGCCGCGTGAGCATCACCAGCCAGAACCACGGCTTCGCGGTGGACGAGAAGACGCTGCCCGCGAACCTGCGGCCCACGCATGTGAGCCTGTTCGACGGCACGCTGCAGGGCCTTGCCCGCACCGACAAGCCTGCGTTCTGCTTCCAGGGCCACCCGGAAGCCTCGCCCGGCCCGCACGACATCGGCTACCTCTTCGACCGGTTCACCGGGTTGATGGACCAGGCCGGGGAGAAAAAGTAA
- a CDS encoding TrmH family RNA methyltransferase, whose protein sequence is MTTSGPQLISSRDNAWLKDLRRLAQDAGAWRKQRQVWLEGDHLCRAALARGVKPATGVFTESAWSLADASLASAAPRNVVLPAALFSGISGLESPASIGFVLALPDEPALAPMAPTVVLDRVQDAGNVGAILRCASAFGFTQVVALKGTAALWSPKVLRAGMGAHFGLSLIDAADPSVLDKLAVPILTTSSHQGGLLHQQQLPWPCAWAFGHEGQGVGDDVASRASAAVRIVQPGGEESLNVATAAAICLHASAAAAPARL, encoded by the coding sequence GTGACCACCAGCGGCCCCCAGCTCATCAGTTCTCGCGACAACGCCTGGCTGAAGGACCTGCGGCGCCTTGCGCAGGACGCGGGCGCGTGGCGCAAGCAGCGCCAGGTCTGGCTGGAAGGCGATCACCTCTGCCGGGCGGCGCTCGCTCGGGGCGTGAAGCCCGCCACCGGCGTGTTCACCGAGTCAGCATGGTCCTTGGCGGACGCGTCGCTTGCGTCGGCCGCGCCACGCAACGTCGTCCTGCCTGCTGCGCTCTTCTCCGGCATCAGCGGCCTCGAGTCGCCGGCTTCGATCGGCTTCGTGCTGGCCCTGCCGGATGAACCTGCGCTGGCGCCCATGGCGCCCACTGTCGTGCTCGATCGGGTCCAGGACGCGGGCAACGTCGGGGCGATCCTGCGCTGCGCGTCCGCTTTCGGGTTCACGCAGGTGGTGGCGCTCAAGGGCACGGCGGCGTTGTGGAGCCCGAAGGTCCTGCGCGCGGGCATGGGCGCGCATTTCGGGCTGTCGCTCATCGATGCCGCCGATCCCTCGGTGCTCGACAAGCTTGCAGTGCCCATCCTGACGACGAGTTCCCACCAGGGCGGCCTGCTGCACCAGCAGCAATTGCCATGGCCTTGCGCGTGGGCGTTCGGCCACGAGGGGCAGGGCGTCGGCGATGACGTCGCCTCCCGCGCTTCGGCGGCGGTGCGGATCGTCCAGCCGGGCGGGGAGGAATCCCTGAATGTCGCCACGGCTGCAGCCATTTGCCTGCACGCGAGCGCGGCCGCCGCGCCCGCAAGGTTATAA